In one Pseudodesulfovibrio tunisiensis genomic region, the following are encoded:
- a CDS encoding hybrid sensor histidine kinase/response regulator: protein MAAKKIHSAERAATLSFIATFATLAILAGGVLFYAYQQETSRAKALTRWNESKKVDLISRPLSIHLQSIFLDLKVLGSHYELREYLDNDSDETLKKLSDEFIALCRINTHYDQIRLIASDGMELVRVNDNNGNPKAVPKSKLQNKAGRYYVTEGLKLPVGGIYVSPLDLNIEHGEIEIPIKPMLRIVTKVAGKRKTGVIVLNYKGQHILDNALRAARNDKSSIMLLNSDGYWLLSPDKTREWAFMYPESSNLSFANENPKLWKRIEAEASGQIAHGDALYSFATILVAPDDTLHIPGSQTRKWKLVSVANLSRVRSASVSPQSFAGAYGAAILLALFAALSRAKYVRSRITSRKKLERAKQDAEEANSAKSDFLARMSHEIRTPMNAIIGLTHLALKTELTPKQEDYLQKIDASAKTLLHIINDILDFSKIEARQMTIEAVEFTLDDLLNNVATILSAQAENKGLGLHLMVQSQVPNHLIGDTLRISQILLNLAGNAIKFTESGEVILSAELMEKEEDSALLRFQVQDTGIGIPPDKARQIFEPFSQADGSTTRVYGGTGLGLAICKRLAELMHGELSLESTPGQGSTFTLLLSLGLQKIPDKWQSAYPPELAGMRVLVVDDNEIARTILARMIASFSFRVSTAGHPREALDLVHKADASDPFSLVVTDWRMSDMDGLELTAHLKRRGELKNVPKVVMLTSYGYGEVQTRAAQSPLDGFMLKPVNRSLLFDTILEVFYGNGGTTRHTRPIPHSIPVPDNVPGSRILLVEDNEINQQVARELLEGAGASVTIAASGGEAVRMAHADNFDLILMDIQMPGMNGLEATETLRQDPDFTPIPIIAMTAHALSGDRAKSLAAGMNDHITKPIVPDTLMTTLGRWLPSRKKSGTPTRSPRVPPEIPEKARTLASDRALARLNGNTHLLRRLQQRFLDEAKGIADKLRALVAAEDFAEARDIAHTQKSVTGNIGAERASALFAKLEHQFLDGNADSIQSINQLREEMRLLEDLMQKELSTPPDAEAAPSFSMTRENLLSDLRKLHGLVRANDTAALTEFDQLRSPLASVAPDMAEALTRHLTSFAFREAETVLTTGIQTLQSTGNENENIKNTDR from the coding sequence TTGGCAGCCAAGAAAATCCATTCAGCCGAACGCGCCGCAACCCTCAGCTTCATCGCCACGTTCGCAACATTGGCGATCCTGGCTGGCGGCGTCCTGTTCTATGCCTATCAGCAGGAAACAAGCCGGGCAAAAGCCCTGACCCGATGGAACGAATCCAAGAAGGTGGACCTGATATCCAGACCTCTCTCCATTCACCTCCAGTCGATCTTTCTCGATCTCAAGGTACTGGGTTCCCATTACGAACTCAGGGAATATCTGGACAACGACAGCGACGAGACCCTGAAGAAACTGTCTGACGAGTTCATCGCCCTGTGCCGGATCAATACGCACTACGACCAGATTCGCCTGATCGCGTCCGATGGCATGGAGCTCGTCCGCGTGAACGACAACAACGGAAACCCGAAAGCGGTTCCGAAGTCAAAATTGCAGAACAAGGCCGGACGCTACTACGTCACCGAGGGCCTGAAACTTCCGGTCGGCGGCATTTACGTATCCCCTCTGGACCTGAACATCGAACACGGGGAAATAGAAATCCCGATCAAGCCCATGCTCCGCATCGTGACCAAAGTCGCGGGGAAACGAAAGACCGGGGTGATCGTGCTGAACTACAAGGGGCAGCACATCCTCGACAACGCGCTGAGAGCCGCAAGGAACGACAAGAGCTCGATCATGCTGCTCAATTCCGACGGCTATTGGCTCCTGTCCCCGGACAAGACCAGGGAATGGGCATTCATGTACCCCGAGAGCAGCAATCTGAGCTTTGCCAACGAAAACCCGAAGCTGTGGAAACGCATCGAGGCCGAAGCCTCGGGCCAGATTGCACACGGCGACGCCCTGTACTCCTTTGCCACCATACTCGTGGCCCCGGACGACACCCTGCACATCCCCGGATCGCAGACAAGAAAATGGAAACTCGTCAGCGTGGCGAATCTTTCGCGCGTCAGATCCGCGTCGGTATCTCCGCAATCCTTTGCCGGAGCCTATGGGGCCGCAATTCTCCTCGCCCTGTTCGCGGCCCTGTCGCGCGCCAAATACGTACGTTCGCGCATAACCTCCCGGAAAAAGCTGGAACGGGCCAAACAGGATGCGGAAGAAGCCAACAGCGCAAAAAGCGATTTCCTCGCCAGAATGAGTCATGAAATCCGCACCCCGATGAATGCGATCATCGGTCTGACTCACCTCGCCCTCAAGACGGAACTGACGCCGAAGCAGGAAGATTACCTGCAGAAAATAGACGCATCCGCGAAAACGCTTCTGCACATCATCAATGACATTCTGGATTTTTCCAAGATCGAAGCCCGCCAAATGACCATCGAGGCGGTGGAATTCACTTTGGACGACCTTCTGAACAACGTGGCCACCATCCTGAGCGCACAGGCGGAAAACAAGGGACTCGGCCTGCACCTCATGGTCCAGAGTCAGGTACCCAACCATCTGATCGGCGACACGCTCAGGATCAGCCAGATTCTGCTCAATCTGGCGGGCAATGCCATCAAGTTCACGGAAAGCGGTGAAGTGATCCTTTCCGCCGAACTCATGGAGAAGGAAGAGGACTCGGCACTGCTCCGTTTTCAGGTTCAGGACACGGGCATCGGCATCCCCCCGGACAAGGCCAGACAGATTTTCGAACCATTCAGTCAGGCGGACGGCTCCACGACGAGAGTCTACGGCGGCACGGGGCTGGGACTCGCCATCTGCAAGCGTCTGGCCGAACTCATGCACGGCGAACTGTCTCTGGAAAGCACCCCGGGACAGGGCAGCACCTTCACCCTGCTCCTCAGTCTGGGCCTTCAGAAGATTCCGGACAAATGGCAAAGCGCGTACCCTCCGGAACTGGCAGGCATGCGCGTCCTCGTAGTGGACGACAATGAAATAGCCCGGACCATTCTGGCCCGGATGATTGCCTCCTTTTCCTTTCGCGTCTCCACTGCTGGCCATCCGCGTGAGGCTCTCGATCTGGTTCACAAGGCTGATGCCAGTGATCCGTTCTCTCTGGTAGTCACGGACTGGCGCATGAGCGACATGGACGGGCTGGAACTGACCGCGCACCTCAAGCGCAGAGGCGAACTGAAAAACGTTCCAAAGGTCGTCATGCTGACCAGCTACGGATACGGCGAGGTCCAGACCAGAGCGGCACAAAGCCCTCTGGACGGCTTCATGCTCAAACCCGTGAACAGATCACTGCTCTTCGATACGATTCTGGAAGTCTTTTACGGCAACGGTGGAACAACCCGTCATACCCGCCCGATTCCCCATTCCATTCCCGTGCCGGACAATGTTCCCGGAAGCCGGATACTGCTGGTGGAGGACAATGAAATCAATCAGCAGGTGGCACGAGAACTGCTGGAAGGAGCCGGAGCCTCCGTGACCATTGCCGCTTCAGGCGGAGAAGCCGTCAGAATGGCGCACGCCGACAACTTCGACCTGATACTCATGGACATCCAGATGCCGGGCATGAACGGACTGGAGGCCACGGAAACCCTTCGGCAGGACCCGGACTTCACCCCGATCCCCATCATTGCCATGACAGCACACGCACTGTCCGGAGACAGGGCCAAAAGCCTTGCCGCAGGCATGAACGATCACATTACCAAACCCATTGTTCCGGACACCCTCATGACAACACTGGGACGCTGGCTGCCATCCAGAAAAAAGAGCGGTACTCCGACGCGCTCCCCCAGAGTCCCTCCGGAAATCCCGGAAAAGGCAAGGACTCTGGCTTCGGACAGGGCACTGGCCAGACTCAACGGCAACACGCACCTGCTCCGCCGCCTGCAGCAACGCTTTCTGGATGAAGCGAAAGGCATCGCCGACAAGCTCAGGGCGCTGGTTGCTGCCGAGGATTTCGCGGAAGCGCGCGACATTGCCCACACACAGAAAAGCGTGACCGGAAACATCGGTGCAGAGCGCGCCTCCGCCCTGTTTGCCAAGCTGGAACACCAGTTTCTGGACGGAAACGCGGACTCGATTCAAAGCATCAACCAACTCCGTGAGGAAATGCGGCTTCTTGAAGACCTGATGCAGAAGGAATTGTCCACGCCCCCGGATGCCGAAGCCGCTCCCTCCTTCAGCATGACAAGGGAGAATCTCCTTTCCGACCTGCGAAAACTGCACGGTCTTGTTCGAGCCAACGACACGGCCGCACTCACGGAATTCGATCAGCTCCGCTCCCCATTGGCCTCGGTGGCGCCGGACATGGCCGAAGCCTTGACCCGTCACCTGACATCCTTCGCCTTCAGGGAGGCGGAAACCGTTCTGACAACCGGGATACAGACATTGCAATCAACCGGAAACGAGAATGAAAACATCAAAAATACTGATCGTTGA
- a CDS encoding hybrid sensor histidine kinase/response regulator, with the protein MKTSKILIVDDVADNLMVLNEILSPHHDVQACLSGLEALELMDSGASPDLILLDVMMPGMDGYELCRILKDDPQRKSIPIIFVTAMNEAENEEKGFALGAVDFIAKPVVPALVLARVGTHLALSGQTRLLEKLVRERTAELEQAKAEAERANTAKSAFLANMSHELRTPLHGIMGMTQLLLSGDITPEQKEYLTAELESTKRLQTVVNDMLQLSAAESGTIRPVIREFRFHDILEPLNTLYDPQIKAKGLQLTVDMPEDDDCLVHGDVDLVRQVLVALLNNAIRFTPQGEITISVEPRIQSGERTTLLFRVEDSGIGIPREKQNEIFQRFTIVEDYMTKKYGGAGLGLPIAKRLVELMNGKIWLDSREGKGTTVFFTIPCNLQRDRSA; encoded by the coding sequence ATGAAAACATCAAAAATACTGATCGTTGACGATGTTGCGGACAACCTCATGGTCCTGAATGAGATTCTGTCTCCGCACCATGACGTACAGGCCTGTCTGAGCGGGCTTGAAGCATTGGAGCTGATGGACTCGGGAGCCTCCCCGGACCTGATCCTTCTGGACGTGATGATGCCGGGCATGGACGGATACGAACTGTGCCGGATACTGAAGGACGACCCCCAGCGCAAATCCATCCCCATCATCTTCGTCACCGCCATGAATGAGGCGGAAAACGAGGAAAAGGGGTTTGCCCTCGGCGCAGTGGATTTCATTGCCAAACCCGTTGTCCCCGCGCTGGTTCTGGCTCGCGTGGGCACGCATCTGGCCCTGTCCGGTCAGACCCGTCTGCTGGAAAAACTGGTACGGGAGCGAACCGCGGAACTGGAACAGGCCAAGGCCGAAGCCGAACGCGCCAACACTGCGAAAAGCGCCTTTCTCGCCAACATGAGCCACGAACTCCGCACGCCGCTCCACGGCATCATGGGCATGACCCAACTGCTGCTGTCCGGCGACATCACCCCGGAGCAGAAGGAATATCTGACTGCGGAGCTGGAATCCACGAAGCGACTTCAAACCGTGGTCAACGACATGCTGCAACTTTCCGCGGCGGAAAGCGGCACGATACGGCCCGTCATACGGGAATTCCGGTTCCACGACATTCTCGAACCACTCAACACCTTGTACGATCCCCAAATCAAGGCCAAGGGACTCCAATTGACCGTGGACATGCCGGAAGATGACGACTGCCTTGTCCATGGCGACGTAGACCTTGTCAGGCAGGTGCTTGTCGCCCTGCTCAACAATGCGATCAGATTCACGCCGCAAGGCGAGATAACCATTTCCGTGGAACCGCGCATCCAGTCGGGAGAGCGGACAACGCTCCTGTTTCGGGTCGAGGATTCCGGGATAGGCATCCCCCGGGAAAAACAGAACGAAATATTCCAGCGCTTTACGATCGTTGAAGACTACATGACCAAGAAATACGGCGGGGCCGGCCTGGGACTCCCCATAGCAAAACGCCTGGTGGAACTCATGAACGGCAAAATCTGGCTGGACAGTCGAGAGGGCAAAGGCACCACGGTCTTCTTCACCATTCCCTGCAATTTGCAACGTGACAGGTCCGCATGA
- a CDS encoding YdbL family protein, which yields MKRTAAYIFMVVLALALCSGPAFAGNLKDRMVQRLPAINALKAQGAVGENNQGYLESLTGKGGDVVSAENADRRKVYQAIGRKQGVAPEFVGQRRAAQLRERARPGEKLQAPDGSWYRK from the coding sequence ATGAAACGCACTGCTGCCTACATCTTTATGGTCGTATTGGCCCTTGCCCTGTGTTCCGGACCGGCCTTTGCCGGGAATCTCAAGGATCGCATGGTGCAACGTCTGCCTGCAATCAATGCGCTCAAGGCACAAGGTGCCGTGGGAGAGAACAATCAGGGCTATCTGGAATCCCTGACAGGCAAGGGCGGGGACGTGGTCTCCGCGGAAAACGCCGATCGCCGCAAGGTGTATCAGGCCATTGGCAGAAAACAGGGGGTTGCCCCGGAATTCGTGGGCCAGCGCCGTGCAGCCCAACTTCGGGAACGGGCCAGACCCGGGGAGAAACTTCAGGCCCCGGACGGCTCGTGGTACAGAAAATGA
- a CDS encoding intermembrane phospholipid transport protein YdbH family protein, with amino-acid sequence MEYDLLLRDGADRELRAVGHARASVEQGEWSASAGCDVNGSVREFVLPQCVLQGEARGNGKQVALQWSLHGKPGALMPGDATIDFGPYRAQGELRGELGGSIAGPIDVRLETVRVRAGDAEGACAALSLSGTVRIAPEIGAELVLQGRNLSVKGKGFRVAGGKLSLPVRFPLETGEWGRLKVARIRAVGRELGSLDLRVRQNRDALDVQGAYLGELLPGLKASVTGRVEPFGSDLVRMRADVDSYELPGGFDLGRLAPQLQGVTGDGILMAWVGFGYGVCGTSAQGEIYLTGGNLHDTENDVHVSGMRLSLYMPDLLTLRSAPLQSVAFDRLDFRGMRFDNGEVLFQAEERGAVVVETVTFDWLGGNIQSMPFRVVPGRDEYDLTLYCSNLRITELLEQLGFADARGEGRVSGRIPVSIRNGVVQFKAAQLQSSPDVGGNLRVRQAENLLAGVPASSPQYVQLRIASEALKDFEYRWAKVTASSNGEMLKVQLQLDGKPAGNLPFQYSRDFGFAEVSAEAEGMNFQGIRLDVNFNLPFDRMLRLRRVFGNNN; translated from the coding sequence ATGGAGTATGATTTGCTGCTTCGGGACGGGGCAGACAGGGAACTTCGCGCCGTGGGCCATGCCCGGGCCAGCGTGGAGCAGGGGGAATGGTCTGCTTCCGCAGGATGCGACGTGAACGGTTCGGTTCGTGAATTTGTCCTGCCGCAATGCGTGTTGCAGGGCGAGGCTCGGGGGAACGGGAAACAGGTTGCCCTGCAATGGAGTCTGCACGGAAAGCCGGGCGCATTGATGCCGGGCGATGCAACCATCGATTTTGGCCCGTACAGAGCGCAGGGGGAACTGCGCGGCGAATTGGGCGGCTCGATTGCCGGACCAATCGATGTGCGGCTGGAAACGGTGCGCGTCCGGGCCGGGGATGCGGAAGGCGCATGTGCTGCCCTGAGCCTGTCCGGGACCGTCCGCATTGCGCCCGAGATCGGAGCGGAACTCGTGCTGCAAGGGAGGAATCTTTCCGTGAAGGGGAAGGGCTTCCGTGTTGCCGGAGGCAAGCTTTCCCTGCCCGTGCGATTTCCTCTGGAGACAGGGGAATGGGGGCGGCTCAAGGTGGCCCGGATCAGGGCTGTCGGGCGCGAATTGGGAAGTCTGGATTTGCGGGTTCGTCAGAATCGTGATGCGTTGGACGTGCAGGGCGCCTATCTTGGGGAGCTGCTGCCCGGGCTCAAGGCTTCGGTAACGGGCAGGGTGGAGCCGTTCGGGAGTGATCTCGTGCGGATGCGGGCGGATGTGGACAGTTACGAGCTGCCGGGCGGTTTCGATCTGGGGCGACTGGCTCCGCAGTTGCAGGGGGTGACCGGTGACGGAATTCTCATGGCCTGGGTCGGGTTCGGGTACGGCGTGTGCGGCACGTCGGCTCAGGGCGAGATCTACCTGACGGGCGGCAATCTGCACGATACGGAAAACGACGTGCATGTATCCGGAATGCGGCTTTCCCTGTACATGCCCGATCTGCTGACGCTGCGCAGTGCCCCGCTTCAAAGCGTGGCGTTCGACAGGCTGGATTTCCGGGGCATGCGCTTCGACAACGGGGAGGTGCTGTTTCAGGCCGAGGAACGCGGGGCGGTCGTGGTGGAAACCGTGACTTTCGACTGGCTGGGCGGCAATATCCAGTCCATGCCGTTTCGCGTGGTGCCAGGCAGGGACGAGTATGACCTGACCCTGTACTGCTCGAATCTGCGCATCACGGAACTGCTGGAGCAGCTCGGGTTTGCGGATGCGCGGGGCGAAGGCCGGGTGAGCGGGCGGATTCCCGTGTCCATCCGCAATGGCGTGGTGCAGTTCAAGGCGGCGCAGCTTCAGTCCTCGCCCGATGTCGGGGGCAATCTGCGCGTGCGACAGGCGGAAAACCTGCTGGCCGGAGTGCCTGCAAGTTCGCCCCAGTATGTGCAGCTCAGGATTGCGAGCGAGGCTCTCAAGGATTTCGAGTACAGATGGGCCAAGGTGACTGCGTCGAGCAACGGGGAGATGCTCAAGGTGCAGTTGCAGCTTGACGGAAAGCCCGCCGGGAATTTACCGTTTCAGTATTCCAGGGATTTCGGTTTTGCCGAGGTGTCCGCCGAAGCCGAAGGCATGAATTTTCAGGGCATCAGGCTGGACGTGAATTTCAACCTGCCGTTCGACCGCATGCTGCGGTTGCGCAGGGTGTTCGGCAACAACAATTGA
- a CDS encoding DNA polymerase III subunit delta' — protein MTVPVDPLTALAGQEHAVRRLDAMAANPPQSIVIEGGDADTRVALSLYWAMLLNCRSAQPPCRSCASCRQIADQVFNDLLFFDGREGLIKVQSIRDTRGVWGQPPNGDGYRVTIFAEAQMFMTESANALLKSLEEPRPGNVFVLTAPQRERLLETLVSRSWVVTLAWPDQRDNAPDVAEWVDSLVRFWRTGQGWFERTSPKGAVDKDLAMQVVLGVQRELREAMIGSNSTSASSQLAQAYGPQGLRRIGLVLDQAQDALNTQVPVNPSLVLDWVATRMI, from the coding sequence ATGACTGTCCCTGTTGATCCGCTGACCGCCCTTGCCGGGCAGGAACATGCGGTGCGTCGTCTGGACGCCATGGCTGCCAATCCTCCGCAATCCATAGTCATCGAGGGGGGCGACGCGGATACGCGCGTCGCCCTTTCCCTTTACTGGGCCATGCTGCTGAATTGCCGCTCGGCCCAGCCTCCGTGCCGGTCCTGTGCCTCCTGCCGTCAGATCGCGGATCAGGTCTTCAACGATCTGCTCTTTTTCGACGGCCGGGAGGGACTCATCAAGGTGCAGTCCATACGCGATACCCGGGGCGTGTGGGGCCAGCCGCCAAACGGCGACGGCTACCGCGTGACCATTTTCGCCGAGGCCCAGATGTTCATGACCGAGTCGGCCAATGCCCTTCTCAAATCCCTTGAGGAGCCCCGGCCCGGCAACGTGTTCGTGCTGACCGCGCCGCAGCGGGAACGGCTGCTCGAAACCCTTGTTTCCCGGTCGTGGGTTGTTACCCTTGCGTGGCCGGACCAGCGGGACAATGCTCCGGACGTTGCGGAATGGGTCGATTCCCTTGTGCGTTTCTGGCGTACCGGGCAGGGCTGGTTCGAACGCACATCGCCCAAGGGCGCCGTGGACAAGGACCTTGCCATGCAGGTCGTGCTTGGCGTGCAACGCGAACTGCGTGAAGCCATGATCGGCTCGAATTCGACCTCCGCATCCTCCCAACTTGCCCAGGCCTATGGACCGCAAGGACTTCGCCGGATCGGCCTCGTGCTTGATCAGGCGCAGGACGCCCTGAATACGCAGGTCCCGGTCAATCCCTCCCTCGTGCTCGACTGGGTCGCCACCCGCATGATCTAG
- a CDS encoding adenylosuccinate synthase, with protein sequence MANTVVFGSQWGDEGKGKIVDMLAEKANAIVRFQGGNNAGHTLVVNGETCILHLIPSGILHEGKKCIIGNGVVLDPVVFCKELDHLAARGVDVSPERLMVSNKTHVIMPYHQQMDTARESAKSDSNKIGTTGRGIGPCYEDKMHRCGIRAADLADKELLREKIARALEEKNVLFQHLYGLEPMSADTIFEELLPVAERVVPYLGDVSTAIQEAGNEVLFEGAQGTHLDIDHGTYPFVTSSNTVTGNAACGSGCSPRELERIVAIVKAYTTRVGGGPFPTEQLNEDGDYLQSQGGEFGATTGRKRRCGWLDLVVLRESVRLNGPTELAITKLDVLSGLKEIKLCVAYEYKGETIEYTPQEQNSLAHVKPVYEILPGWDEDITAARSWDDLPANAQAYLHRIEEITGVKVGLVSVGPDRAQTF encoded by the coding sequence ATGGCCAATACCGTGGTGTTCGGCTCCCAGTGGGGAGACGAAGGCAAGGGCAAGATAGTTGACATGCTCGCTGAAAAGGCGAACGCGATCGTTCGGTTCCAGGGAGGCAACAATGCCGGGCACACCCTGGTTGTCAACGGCGAAACGTGCATACTCCACCTCATCCCTTCGGGCATTCTGCACGAGGGCAAGAAGTGTATCATAGGCAACGGCGTGGTTCTGGACCCCGTGGTCTTCTGCAAGGAACTGGACCATCTCGCCGCGCGCGGGGTGGACGTTTCCCCGGAAAGACTGATGGTCAGCAACAAGACCCACGTCATCATGCCGTACCATCAGCAGATGGATACGGCCCGCGAATCCGCGAAGTCCGATTCCAACAAGATCGGTACCACCGGACGCGGCATCGGTCCCTGCTACGAGGACAAGATGCATCGTTGCGGCATTCGTGCCGCCGACCTTGCGGACAAGGAACTTCTCCGCGAGAAGATAGCTCGTGCGCTTGAGGAAAAGAACGTGCTCTTCCAGCACCTGTACGGTCTGGAACCCATGAGCGCGGATACCATTTTCGAGGAGCTGCTGCCTGTGGCCGAGCGTGTCGTTCCCTATCTGGGCGACGTGTCCACCGCCATTCAGGAAGCCGGAAACGAAGTGCTGTTCGAGGGCGCTCAGGGTACCCATCTGGACATTGACCACGGTACCTATCCCTTTGTCACGTCCAGCAACACCGTGACCGGCAATGCCGCGTGCGGTTCCGGCTGTTCGCCTCGCGAACTGGAGCGCATCGTGGCCATTGTCAAGGCCTACACCACCCGCGTGGGCGGCGGCCCGTTTCCCACCGAGCAGCTCAACGAGGATGGCGACTACCTCCAGAGCCAGGGCGGCGAATTCGGTGCAACCACCGGACGCAAGCGTCGCTGCGGCTGGCTGGACCTTGTCGTGCTGCGCGAGTCCGTGCGTCTGAACGGCCCCACGGAGCTGGCCATCACCAAGCTGGATGTGCTGTCCGGCCTCAAGGAAATCAAGCTCTGCGTGGCCTACGAGTACAAGGGTGAGACCATCGAGTATACCCCGCAGGAGCAGAATTCGCTGGCCCATGTGAAGCCGGTCTACGAGATTCTTCCCGGTTGGGACGAGGATATCACCGCTGCCCGGAGCTGGGACGATCTGCCCGCCAATGCGCAGGCGTACCTGCATCGCATCGAGGAGATCACCGGCGTCAAGGTCGGTCTGGTTTCCGTTGGCCCGGATCGCGCCCAGACCTTCTAA
- a CDS encoding methyl-accepting chemotaxis protein gives MAVKKFRDWSMRTKVLSIFFSTIALVLIGLFGFFLPIVGDSLMEEKRVATRSVVDVAYGIIGFFGDKAASGAMSEEEAKQGAMKEIKTIRYKGNEYFWINTMDEVMVMHSANPSLDGKNLHDIKDPDGVYIFREFVKVSREKGEGFVNYAWPKEGSDQPVPKVSFVKLYKPWGWIVGTGIYVDDVETQLASLRWQILIPTVIVILVIVGVVFLVVGSMVRPLQEALEVSNHMARGDLSRDIAVRSHDEVGQLSQAMSNMVYEIRRVVTEVRMAGEQVAAGSEELAASAIELSQGATEQASAVEEVSASMEEMTSSIGQNAENAKTTNDMTNQAASDTEQGGQAVAKTVAAMKQIAEKILIIEDIARQTNLLALNAAIEAARAGEHGKGFAVVAAEVRKLAERSGTAAAEISELSSSSVEVAEQAGELLGKIVPDIQRTAELVQEISAATNEQNAGGEQVNRAIQELDKVIQQNASASEEVASTSEELSGQAVQLQQVIRFFKLDDRDVSAPPPTQVSVKKKAAAARPKPLAAGKPTRPAKPAPTASSGDEGIDMDMEGDDDFERF, from the coding sequence ATGGCTGTAAAGAAGTTTCGCGATTGGAGCATGCGTACCAAGGTGCTGAGCATCTTTTTCTCGACCATTGCCTTGGTGCTCATCGGGTTGTTCGGATTCTTTCTGCCCATAGTGGGGGATTCCCTCATGGAGGAAAAGCGGGTCGCCACCCGGAGCGTGGTGGACGTTGCCTATGGCATCATCGGTTTTTTCGGCGACAAGGCTGCTTCCGGCGCCATGAGCGAAGAGGAGGCCAAGCAGGGGGCCATGAAGGAAATCAAGACCATCCGGTACAAGGGCAACGAGTATTTCTGGATAAACACCATGGATGAAGTCATGGTTATGCATTCGGCAAATCCTTCGCTGGATGGAAAGAATCTGCATGACATCAAGGACCCGGATGGAGTCTACATCTTCCGCGAGTTCGTCAAGGTCAGCCGGGAAAAGGGGGAAGGTTTCGTCAATTATGCATGGCCCAAGGAAGGCTCGGATCAGCCCGTGCCCAAGGTCTCGTTCGTCAAGCTCTACAAGCCGTGGGGCTGGATTGTCGGCACCGGCATCTATGTGGATGACGTGGAAACCCAGCTTGCCAGTCTGCGCTGGCAGATTCTCATTCCCACCGTCATCGTGATTCTGGTCATCGTGGGCGTCGTGTTTCTGGTGGTCGGCAGCATGGTTCGTCCGCTTCAGGAAGCTTTGGAAGTTTCCAACCACATGGCGCGAGGGGATTTGTCACGCGACATTGCGGTCAGGAGTCACGACGAGGTCGGGCAGCTTTCCCAGGCCATGTCCAACATGGTTTACGAGATTCGCCGGGTTGTGACCGAAGTCCGCATGGCCGGGGAACAGGTGGCTGCGGGTAGCGAGGAGCTTGCCGCCAGCGCCATCGAGCTGAGTCAGGGCGCAACCGAACAGGCCTCGGCCGTGGAAGAGGTTTCGGCCTCCATGGAGGAAATGACTTCCAGCATCGGTCAGAATGCGGAGAACGCCAAGACCACCAACGACATGACCAATCAGGCTGCCTCGGATACCGAGCAGGGCGGACAGGCTGTTGCCAAGACCGTGGCAGCCATGAAGCAGATTGCGGAAAAGATTCTCATCATCGAGGACATAGCCCGTCAGACCAATCTGCTTGCCCTGAATGCGGCCATCGAAGCGGCCCGGGCCGGTGAGCATGGCAAGGGATTCGCCGTGGTTGCGGCAGAGGTGCGCAAGCTGGCCGAACGGTCCGGAACCGCAGCGGCAGAGATCAGCGAACTCTCGTCCTCCAGCGTGGAAGTGGCCGAACAGGCCGGAGAACTGCTTGGCAAGATCGTGCCGGACATTCAGCGCACAGCGGAACTGGTGCAGGAAATCTCCGCCGCCACCAATGAGCAGAATGCGGGTGGCGAACAGGTGAACCGTGCCATCCAGGAACTGGACAAGGTCATTCAGCAGAACGCCTCGGCGTCTGAAGAGGTTGCGTCCACGTCCGAAGAGCTTTCCGGGCAGGCCGTGCAGTTGCAGCAGGTCATCCGGTTCTTCAAGCTCGACGACCGCGACGTGAGTGCACCGCCGCCGACTCAGGTTTCCGTGAAGAAGAAGGCGGCTGCGGCCCGACCCAAGCCGCTTGCTGCGGGCAAGCCGACAAGACCTGCCAAGCCGGCCCCGACCGCTTCTTCCGGGGACGAAGGAATCGACATGGACATGGAAGGCGACGACGACTTCGAACGCTTCTAG